The Faecalibaculum rodentium genome segment AACCATAGTTGTCCGGCCTGATTTTGCCGTTTTCACAGATCCGCGCCCGGCAGAAGCCTCTGCCGCCTTCCGGGATTTCGCACTGGTGAAAACACGTGGTGCACTTCATTTGTGCCGTACCACCTCAAAGCGCTGGAGCGTGCAGCCGGTTTCCTGTGGCGAAAGGCCGGCTTTCTGTTTCGCGATTTCCAGCTGTTTTTCGACCGTGTCCACGCCCTCGAGGTCCGGGAGCAACAGACCGCGTTTTCCCCCTTTGGAGACAATGACGCCATATTTCTTCACATCCAGCTGGTCGGGGGAGTCGATGACTTCTGCGGGCATGAGCACATCGACGTTGATGTCCAGGTCTTCCAGTTCCCAGGGCTGGACTGCCGGGAACCGGGGATCGCGGCTGACGGCACTGACGGCATTCTGCATGATTTCCGTCGTGACGTTTTTCGTGGCGGGTTCCGTGGTGCCGATACAGCCTCGCAGCTGGCCGTCCTTGTGGACGGAGACGAAGACCCCCGCGGCTTCATCGGAGACGGGATCCAGCTGCGGAACGGTGCCGTCGAGCACAAACTGGTTGATCACGGCCCTGGCGGCTTTCACATAGGGGTCCTCTCTGGCCACTTTGGCTTCATAGTTCTGTCTGGCGGCGTCTTCCGCCTGGTCCAGGAAGGCGCGGCCGGCATCCGCCTGGAGGTCCGTGTAGGTCACGACACCGTAGCCCACGCCAAATTCCGCGCTGTGGCCCAGATTTCTGGCCTCTGGCTTCAGGCCGTCGAGCACACCGGCCATGAGCGCAAAGGGTTTCTGGCCGCACACCATGGCGGCTTCGGCGGTTTCCTCCGGGATCTCCAGGAGCTTCAGAAAATCCGCCTGGCCCATGATGTCCATGATCATGGCATCATAGGCCGGTCCTTCGGGCTTGAACCCATAGCCGGAGTCTTCCTTCTGGCAGTGGGACAGGTCGCCGGATCCCACAATGGCGATCGTTTTGCCGAGTGTTTGCGCTGCCTGGGCGAAGGCCTGTCCCACGCGGTAGTGCATGCGGGAATTCGGCCCGCCGATGCCAATACGCACAAACTGCGGCTGCTTCGTGCTTCCGGGGGCACGTTTCAGGGCCTCTTCCAGGAAATACAGGGGCACCATCGTGCCATGGTCCAGGGATCCATCCTGCTGGCCGAGGGTGCCGGCGGGAATGCCGGCTTCTTCACAGATTCTGGCAGTTTCCCGAATCAGCTCCCTGTCATAGGGAATCTCGAAGGTGTCCATGGGATCCCGGAACTGAGCCATGCTGCCGCGGCCGGACGGGCCGTCGGAGATCTGGATGTAGTCGAAGTAGCTCGGGGCATGCGGGCTCACAATGAGAATCGTATCGGGCTGCGAGGCAACGATGGCATCGGCAGCGTGCTGACAGGCATCCGCAATGTCCTGGATTTTCTTCTCTTCTCCCCGCCCGATGTTGGGCAGAATAATGGGCGGATGGGGGACCATCACGCCTGCTGTGACTGTCTGTTTCATGATGCAAACTTCTTTCTGATGATTTCAGCCCGCGGTATGTGACCGCCGGTGTCGAGTATCATGTAGCTGGTGCCTTTGCCGTCGCGGCTGCGGTACACCGATCCGGGGTTCAGGATCAGCACGCCGTCTTCTTCGTCGATCACCGGTACATGGCTGTGGCCATAGACTGCAATGTCGCACCCGAATTTCTTTGCGAGTGTCGCAAGTCTGCGGTGGCGCTGTCCGGCGGGAAACTGGTGTCCGTGCATGACCAGGATCTTGTGGTCGCCTGCGTCCACGATGGTCATGGGCGGCAGCTTGATGCCAAAGTACTGGTCGTTGTTGCCCGCCACGGCGGACCAGCCGGAAATCCGGGCAGGATCATCCGTGAGGTCGCCCGTGAAGATGTATCCGTCGGCCGGGATCTGCTTCAGTTCGTCGAGCCGCTCTGTATAGCCGTGGGAGTCCCCGGCTATGATGAAATGCATCTCCGGGCCCCTACAGTGTCCAGCAGGTGGCGCGGGCGATATCGTCGGCTGCTTCCGGTGATTTCAGGACACGGATCAGGTCCAGGGCGAACTCAAAGGCTCCGCCGACGGAAATGCCGGTGACGATATTGCCGGAGATCACAGCATGAACCTTTTCGAAGGTACCGCCAAAGTCACCGTTGAGATCAGGTACCACGGTGTAGTCCCGGTCTTTGTAAAGCCCGAGCTTTCCGGGAATGGAACTGCCGGCGCAGATGGCGCCCAGGGTTTTGTCCCTGCCAAAGGACTGGATGAGGTCCGTGACTTCCTGGTTCTGTTCCAGGACTTCGTATCCCGGGCCGCCCGGAATGATCAGGGCATCGGCTTTCGTGAAATCATAGTCTTTCATGGGAGTCAGACCGGTCACTTCCAGGCCCATGGTGCCGGTACAGCCGGTTTTGTTTTCCACGGAAACCAGGGTCGTGTCAATGCCTGCGCGGCGCAAAAGGTCAAAGGGAGTCAGGGCTTCGATTTCCTCGAATCCGGGCGCCAGCAGGATCGCGGCGGTCTTTGTATCTGTTGTGTTCATGTGAATCACCATCCTTTTGTGTTGTCTACCTGTATTGTAGTCGCGAAAGCGCTTCCGGTGATTGCGAGGTGCCTGACACCCATTGAGCAGAGCCGGCCGCTTTTCGGTATGATGAAACTGCCGGGGACCCTTCTGGACATCCGCGGCTGGAAAATGGAGGATCATCATGACACTGTATGTATGCGGACACCGCAATCCTGATGCGGATTCCATTCTGTCGGCTGTCGCCACAGCCGAACTCTGCCGCCTGACAGGACATGCGGCTGTTGCCTGCCGCGCCGGCAGTGTGCCGGCGGATGCAGCCTGGGTGCTGAAGCACTTTGGATTTGACTTTCCGCAGCTGCTGGAAGATGCCCGGCTTTCGCTGCAGGAGATCCAGCTCAGTCCGCCCCGGAGCTGCCGGGCAACCGACACGATTTTCGATGCGCTGCAGTGCATGAACGACCCCGACCGGCCCTACCTGGGGGTGACGGATGAAGAGGGCCGCCTGCTGGCGATGGTCACGCGCAACGACCTGGCCGACATCGGCATGCAGGACACCGCCCTGGGGATCCGGCTGCTGCAGACTGCCAGGCTGGAGGACATCGCCCGCACGCTGTCCGGGACCGTGGCTGTCAGGCCCGAAGCGCCGCTGCACATCGACGGACGTGTGTCCATTGTGGCGTGGTCGGATCACAGCGTGAGCCGGTATGAAGTGAAGGACCGGATCGTGATCGTGGGTGACAGTCCCGAGGCCCAGCTGAAGCTTGTCGAACAGGGAGCCGGGCTGCTGGTGCTGGTGTGGACGGACCGGGTGGATCCGGCGGTGCGGCAGGCGGCGCTGGAATACGGGTGTCCGGTGGTGATTTCGGGTCACGGCTCCATGAACACGTCGCGGTACCTGTATTTCTCCGTGCAGATCCGGCACGTGATGACACCGGATCCGGTGACGTTTCGCAGGACACTCTTTGTGCAGGAAGCCATCCGGGAAATGCGGCGTCACCGGTATCGGGCGTATCCGGTGGTGGATGATGAAATGCATCTGCTGGGGTTTCTGGAAACGGATGCCGCCCTGAATTTCCAGGAACGGAAAATGATCCGGGTGGATCACAACGAGGATGGGCAGTCGGTGAAAAACGGAAGCCTGGCCCGGGTGCAGGCAGTCATTGACCATCACCGGGTGGGCGGGTTCCTGTCGCGGGAGCCGGTGTTCTACCGCTGCGAGATCCTTGGCAGCACATGCACGATCGTGGCCAGGCTCTGCCTGGAAGCGGGGATCCCGCTGCTCCCCGCAATGGCCGGTCTGCTGCTGTCGGGCATGATCTGCGACACGCTGGGATTCCGCTCTCCCACCACCACCGAAACCGACCGGCAGCTGGCAGAATATCTGGCCAACCAGGCGGGTGTGGATATTTCCTGGCTGGAGCAGGAGATCCTGTCACGGGGCGGCAGCACGGATCTGGTGCAGGACCTGGAGTCGGATTTGAAGCAGTTCGACGTCAGCGGCCATGATGTGCGGATCGCCCAGATCCTGACGGGGGATGCCTCGCGTCAGGAGCTGGACGCGCTGCTTGACGCCATGGAAGACTACGTGGCAGCATCGGGGACCGAGCTGCTGGTGACAGCGGTGACGGTGCTTCCGCTGGGCGGCAGCTATCTGCTGGCGGCAGGTGATCTGGCCTGGGCGTTGTCGGATGTGACCAGCAGCCGGATGCAGCTGCGGCTGCAGGAAGACCTGCTGTCGCGCAAGAAGCAGATCCTGCCCCTGGTGAGTGAAAAACTGGGATGAGGCCCGCTCTCCCCGGCCTTCCAGACTGTCAGAGAATGCTGACAGTCTGGAAAGCCGGGGTTTTTGTTGTGAGGATTGTGCTGAACAGCAAAGTTGTTGTTGTGTAAGGCCGGGCTGTACCCAGTCGGTATGTAAAAAGTCCGGCCGTCCACACCGACAGCATATGCTGTCAGGGTGGACTGCCGGACTTGGCTTTCGTTATTCGTCTGTTCTCTTCAGCTTGACCACGGCCTCGACGTTGCTGGTCTGCGAGAAAATGTCCACAGGCTGTACCTTCTCGATTTCGTAGTCTTCCAGTGCCTCGATGTCCTTGGCCAGGGTGCTGGGATTGCAGGATACGTAGATGATGTTTTTCGGCTGTGCGAATTTCACAGCTTCGATCATCCGCTCCTGGAGACCGGACCGCGGAGGATCCACCACCAGGGTATCGACATCTTCGTTGTCTGCGATCTCCTCCAGCTGTTCCGCTGCATCGCCGTGGATAAATTCCACGTTTTCCAGACCGTTGGCCTTTGCGTTTTCCCGGGCATTGGTCACGGCGTCAGCCACACCCTCAATGCCGATGATCTTCTTCGCCTTGTCATGCAGGAACATCGAAATGCCGCCGATGCCGGAATACGCCTCGACAATGAGGTCGCCCTCCGGTGTCATGTCCCGAACGGTTTCATAGAGCACCTTCGCCTGCTGTGTGTTGAGCTGGAAGAAGGATCGGGGCAGCAGCGTGAGATCGAAGTCCCCCAGTTTCAGGGACATCGTTTCATCTCCCGCCAGGTGCCGCATCACCTTGCCGAAGGTCTCCACTTCAGGATCCCGCTCGGTCTTGATGGACTGCCAGACACTGGTCACTTCCGGGATGTTCATGATCTTCGCCGTGATTTCCGGATCGATGTCCATGGGATCCGTCACCAGGATCACCTGGACTTTGCCGTCGAATTCCTTCATCACCAGCATCCGCAGGCCGCCGCGCTTGTTGCGGCTCCAGGCCTTCATGCCGCTTTCCCGGAGAATGTCCATGACTTCCTTCCGGGCTTTTTCCAGTCCCCGTGTGTGAATGGCACAGGCGTGAATGGACACAAAGTCGTTGCTGTCACGCTTGTAGAGTCCCGTCTCCAGGACATCATCCACCATGGCAGCGGGCATTTTCAGGGAGTTGCGGTATTCGAATACCGTGGGGTTCTTGATCATGGGCTCCACCTCTCCGGTGTAGCCGGCATATTTCTTCAGGGATTCCTCCAGGAACTGTTTCTTCATCTGGATCTGACCCTTGTAGTCCACGTGGATCAGGCTGCATCCGCCGCATTCCTGATAGTGCTCGCAGGGCGGCTGCTGTCTTCTGGAACTGGCTTCGATCACCTTGACCAGTCTGGCGGTCATGAACTTCGGCATCTCCTTCTCCACTTCCACCAGGACTGTCTCTCCGGGGACAGCGGCGGGAATGAACACCGGCTTGCGGTTCCAGTAGCCGATGCCCTCACCATTGATGCCCCAGCGCTGCACCTTCAGCTCCAGCTGCCAGGGCTTTTCTTCCCGCATGGGCCGTCTTTCACCCCGGTTACGCTCATCCCGGCGGTCATGGCTGAACGGGCGGTCCTGCCGGCCAAAACCCCGGTCATTGCGTCCGTAGTTTCCTTCTCCCCGCTCCCCGCGGTCGCGTCTCTCCTGGTCGTTCCGGAAATTCCGGCGGTCGCGGGTGTCGCCGCTGTCGCCCCGGAAATCCCGTCCCTTCCAGTTGTCCTTTCGTTCATTTCTGTATCCGCCTTCCCGGCGGTATCCGCCATTGGCCTGATCTTTTGCCATCTAGTCGTTCTCCTTCCGTAAATGCCTGGCGATCACAAAGTCAAAGGTGATCTCCATGGGCTGTGCCCTTTTTACCCGCTCCAGACCCTCCTTCGGGGTGTGATAGCGGTAGGGTGTCATTTCAAACAGATCCCAGACATCGCTGACCGGAATCGTCTTCTGTATATGGATGCACTCGGGTGCCTCGAATCCCTCCAGCTGCCGGACTTTGTCCGGGTTCCGGTAGGCGGTTTCATAGGCCAGTTCCTTGAGCTCCAGAAGATGGTCGGGACCCGGCATCACCTGAATGAGGCTGCCGCCCGGTCTGATCACCCTCTGCAGTTCGTCCTCCGGCAGCGGTGTGAAGATGCTGGTCACCACATCCGCGGATCCGTCCGCCAGCGGCAGGTCGTAGATCCCCGCCACGGCGTAGTGTGTGCCTTTGTCCTGCCCCGCCGCATGCCGAATGGCTTGGCGGGACAGGTCGAAGCCGTACTTGAGCTGTCCGCCCAGCGCTTTGGTATACCAGCCCTGGCCGCAGCCAATGTCCACCAGGACACCGGCATCCGCCGTCAGCTTCGTCAGTTCATCCCGCAGAAAGCGGTAATAGCCCTGTTCCAGGAACCGGGTCCTGGCCTGGACCATGGCCCGGTTGTCCCCGGAGGCCTTCTGCTTCCGGGAGAGGTCCACATACCCCTGTCTGGCGATGTTGAAGGTGTGATGATTCACACAGCACAGGGCATGATCGTGTCTGGTCAGTCCCTCATGACAGATGGGACATCTGTATTCTGCTTCCACAATTCCTATTGTACCGCTTTTCCATTCCCTGCACAGACCACCCTGCACTGTCACTCCCAAAACCGCAGGGATGACACAAAAGCCCGGGCGACCGTCCATCCTCAGACGAATCACCCGGGCAGTGTCTGCCAGCTGAATTCTTCGATCAGAACAGATCTTCGTCCCGCAGGGCACTGTTTCCCTGCGGGATTGCCGGTTCCTGGCTGGCTGTGGTCAGGGCCTCTTCCAGGACACAGCCGGCAGCCGGTGCGGCAGGTGCTTCCGGCACGTATCCCGGCCGGATCCGAAGCTTCTCCGCATGGTCAATGCACGCCTGCACCTGACTCTGCCAGTCCCAGCGGCTTTCGAACCGCTCGCACTTGTCCAGTCTGGGCTTCGTCACCGGCGCCTTCGGCGTGAAAATCGTGCAGCAGTCCTCAAAGGGCAGGATGGATGTCTCATAGGTGCCGATCTGTTCGGCAATGCGGATGATCTCCACCTTGTCCATGCACGCACAGGGCCGCAGCACCGGTGTGGTGGTCACCGCGTTGATGCACACCATGGACTCCAGTGTCTGGCTCGCCACCTGTCCCACGCTCTCGCCCGTGGCAATGGCCTGGCAGTGCCGCTTTTCGGCCAGTCCCGCCGCAATGCGCAGCATCATCCGGCGCATGATCGTGATGGCATAGGACTCATCGCAATGCTGGTAGATTGCCAGCTGCAGCTGGGTGAACGGCACCACATGCAGGAGCACTTCTCCCTGGTAGGGTGCCACCAGGCCAGCCAGTGTCAGCACCTTGTCCCGGGCAGCCTGGGAGGTGTAGGGAGGCGCCGCAAAATGCACTGCCTCGATCCGGATCCCGCGCTTCATGACCAGCCAGCTTGCCACCGGAGAATCGATTCCTCCGGAGAGCAGCACCATGGCCCGTCCGCTCGCCCCGACAGGCAGGCCGCCTGCACCGGGGATCCGCTTTGTCATGATGTACGCCGCGTCTTTGTGGACTTCGACGATGATCTTCACATCCGGGTTCTTCACGTCCACCTTCCAGTCGGTGTTCCGCAGGATTTCCCCCGCGCAGATCCGGTTGATCTGGTCGCTGATCACCGGGAACAGCTTGTCGCTGCGTCTGGCGGCCAGCTTGAAGGTTCCGGGATGGGCTGCATCAATGCTCGCAAGGACGGCGGCCTTGATTTCCTCCATGTCCGGCTTCACCTTGATGGCCAGGGACAGGCTGGAGATCCCGAAGACCCGGGACACCACATCGCAGACCGCATCCGGGTCTTCCCCGTTCAGGTAGATGTACATCCGGTCGTGTTCCTTCCGGTAGGCCAGGGCCGGGAATGCTGAAAGCGCATTGCGCACGTCCTCGTAGAGTGTCTTGATGAAATTGCCGCGGTTCTTGCCCTTCAGGGAAAGTTCACCGTAGCGGATCAGAATGTGGTCATAACGGCAGTCCATACTGGTTCAGGATCTCCTTTGTTTCTTCAATAAACCGCTTCCCTTCCTCCAGGGTATTCTGCCCGGAAAAAGAGAGACGGATGGCATGGGTGGTTTCCGAAACCGGACGCCCCATGGCTTTCAGCACTTCGCTCTCGTTCGACGAACGGGACTCGCAGGTGCTCTTGGCCGACACGCAGATGCCCCTGGCATCCAGGGCATTCATCAGCACTTCGCTGGTGATTTGCGCAAAGCTGACATTGAGGATGAAGGGACTGGCATTCTCCGGGCTCTGGATCTTCACCCCGGGCAGGGCGCCGAGTTCCTTTTGCAGCATCCGGTTCAGCTCCGTGATGCGCTCCCGGTCCTTTGCCTGGCTTTCCAGCGCCAGTCTGACGGTCTTGGCCAGCACGATGTCCGCCGGGGCATTTTCCGTGCCACCCCGCATCCCCTGCTCCTGCTGGCCGCCAAAGAGCAGCGGCTGCAGCTTCAGGTTCTTCCGTTTGTACAGAAAGCCGCTGCCCTTGAGGCCGTGCAGCTTGTGGGCCGACACACTGCCCAGGTCCAGGCTCTCCCAGGGAATGTCCTCCTTGCCGAAGGACTGCACCAGGTCCGCATGAAACACCGCCGTCGGATGGGCATGAACAACATCCGCGATTTCCCGCAGCGGATTCACCGCCCCGGTCTCGTTGTTCACATGCATGATGGACACCAGCAGCGTATCCGGCCGCATGGCTTCCCTCACCTGCCGAGCCGTCACGGATCCGTCCGCATTCACCGGCAGCCGCTGCACATCGAAGCCCTGGCTTTCCAGCCAGTCGGCGGCGTGGGCCACGGAGGAATGTTCCACATTCGTGGTAATGATGTGCCTGCCGCGCTTCCGGTTGGCCAGCGCATAGCCGGCAACCGCCAGGGAGTTGGCTTCACTGCCCCCGGATGTGAAGAGAATCTCCTGGGGCTGCACACCGATGGAGGCCGCAATGCGTTCCCGGGCCTGTTCCAGCAGCCTGCCCGAGCGCCGGCCCAGCGCATGCAGGCTGTCCGGATTGCCATACAGATCACTCACCAGATGCCCATATACACGAGCAACCTCTGGGTGAACAGAGGTTGTCGAGGCATTGTCGAAATAAATCATCCGGCTGTGTTCATCACCGCGGGGTCTTTCCGGGCGATCAGCTTTTCATAGATGCCGGGGTGCATGTTTTCGATCGCCTGGATGGCAATCTTGAGCGCCCGGGTATACTCGCCGTTCTGGAAGCACACTTCCGCACGGGTCAGCTCGGAATCCATGGAGGGATAGGTGCTGCGGAAGCGGTTGCCGAAGACAATCGCGTTTTCCACCATCACAGCCACACCCACCAGGTTGTTGGCGTTGTTGTACAGCCGGTACACGAAGTCAATCGCATCCTGCAGGTCGGCATTCAGCGTCTGCACATCCAGCGGGGAGTGATCCAGCACACCGCGCACCCGGGAAATCAGGCGTTCGCCTTCCTTGATGTCGGCCGAGAACTGGTCCGAGATGGAGGGCAGCTGCCGGCTCACGGTGTTCAGCCGCACCTCGTTGAGGATCAGCTGCAGCTTGATGAGCTGCTTGCGCGCCCGGTTCTCGTCGCTCGAGGCGCCCACCAGCATTTTCTTCATGTCACGCACCTGCGTGCCGAATGTGGATACATCCTGTGCGAAGCCGCGGTAGGTGTGCACCACGTCGCTGCGGGGATAGTCTTCATCCGCCAGCTGTTCGGCAATCAGCGCCCGCTGCTGCTTGAGTTCCTGGAGCTGGCCGGAAGCCAGGTGGAACCGGTGTGTCCAGTCCTCCAGACCGAAGCGGTCCTTGATGGAGGCATACAGTGTCATGATGTCCTGCAGCTCGCCTTCGATTTCATCCACCTGACGGAAGATGGAAGACAGGCCGCTGGAGATCTCGTCGTAGGCTTTCTTTTCAGACAGCACTTCCTCCTGCAGCTTCAGGATGTCGTCCGCGATGGCGTCCAGTGCCTTTGCACCGGCCTGGTCCTGTCCTTCGTCCAGCAGGTCCACGGCGTTTTCCAGCGCCAGGCTGATGGCTTCCAGACGGGCCGGGGCATTCAGGTAGGCAATGTCGATTCCGCCGTTTTCCAGCACCGCGATGTGTCCGGAGACTTCATCCACGGCCTGCGGAATGATGGACTTTGCCTTTTCATACAGGCCGGGGGTGCGGGCGATCAGGCCGGAGACTTCGTCCACGCGGCGGGATATCTTGTCCACTTCTTCCTTGGCCTTGTTGAATTCGGATGCGAACATCCATTCCTCGAAGTTGGAGAACTCGTTTTCAATGTCTTCAATTTCCCGGTCCACCACCGCACTGGCGTTGTAGAAGCTCGACCGGTTGTCCTGGTAGACCGCCTTCACGTTGCGGAAGCGTTCCTTCAGGGCATTGGATTTTTCCCGGACTTCGGTTTCCCTTGCCAGGATGTGATCCAGGGACTGGTTGACGATCCGGATCCGCGTGCGGGTTTCATCCAGCATGGTTTCCAGTTCGTCCATGACCGCCATGGACTTGCGGGTCTTGTGTGCCGACAGGTAGTCATCCGCCCGGGTGAACAGCTCGTCACACTGGGTGATGTTGGACTGGCACACATCATATTTGGCTTTCAGTTCCTTGACCCGGTCCATGATGTCATCATTGACCCGGGCAAAGGCACTGGCTTTGTTGTACTTGTAGGCCAGCGGGTTGTTTCGGATTTCGTTGACTTCGATCTCCAGGGACTCCAGACGTCTGGCAGCCTTCCGTCTGCGGCTCATGCGCATCACGATCCAGATCAGTATCAGGAGCAGCAGTGCGATCCCGATGTAGATCATCATCGTGGTTGACAGATGACTGCGGATGAACGTCATCACCTGTTCCATATAAGTATCCCTCCTTCTGTGGCAGCCGGACTGTCACAGACGGCTGCATGTTGTATTCAGCTTTGCACCGGCTGCAGGCTCTGCCGGAAACCCGGGTCTGGAATGCGAACCGATTCAGATAACAGTATATCAGTCAATGGGGTGCATGCGAATGATTTTGTTTCGCTTCCGGTGCGGTTGTCCCTGTTTCCCGGCACATCTCCGGTTGAATCACCGGACAGCTTTTGTTAGTATAGATAGGCATGAATCGAAGCAGCAGGCAGAGACGGCGGCCTGCGCGTTGCAGGCTTACGCGATGTGAGTAACAGAAAGCTGACTGGAGAAAGCATCATCTGCAACACGTCCGCCGGGGATCTGCCGCCTGTACATCGTTTTATGGACATACAGGAGGACAATCATGTC includes the following:
- the amrA gene encoding AmmeMemoRadiSam system protein A, translating into MKQTVTAGVMVPHPPIILPNIGRGEEKKIQDIADACQHAADAIVASQPDTILIVSPHAPSYFDYIQISDGPSGRGSMAQFRDPMDTFEIPYDRELIRETARICEEAGIPAGTLGQQDGSLDHGTMVPLYFLEEALKRAPGSTKQPQFVRIGIGGPNSRMHYRVGQAFAQAAQTLGKTIAIVGSGDLSHCQKEDSGYGFKPEGPAYDAMIMDIMGQADFLKLLEIPEETAEAAMVCGQKPFALMAGVLDGLKPEARNLGHSAEFGVGYGVVTYTDLQADAGRAFLDQAEDAARQNYEAKVAREDPYVKAARAVINQFVLDGTVPQLDPVSDEAAGVFVSVHKDGQLRGCIGTTEPATKNVTTEIMQNAVSAVSRDPRFPAVQPWELEDLDINVDVLMPAEVIDSPDQLDVKKYGVIVSKGGKRGLLLPDLEGVDTVEKQLEIAKQKAGLSPQETGCTLQRFEVVRHK
- a CDS encoding septation ring formation regulator EzrA — protein: MEQVMTFIRSHLSTTMMIYIGIALLLLILIWIVMRMSRRRKAARRLESLEIEVNEIRNNPLAYKYNKASAFARVNDDIMDRVKELKAKYDVCQSNITQCDELFTRADDYLSAHKTRKSMAVMDELETMLDETRTRIRIVNQSLDHILARETEVREKSNALKERFRNVKAVYQDNRSSFYNASAVVDREIEDIENEFSNFEEWMFASEFNKAKEEVDKISRRVDEVSGLIARTPGLYEKAKSIIPQAVDEVSGHIAVLENGGIDIAYLNAPARLEAISLALENAVDLLDEGQDQAGAKALDAIADDILKLQEEVLSEKKAYDEISSGLSSIFRQVDEIEGELQDIMTLYASIKDRFGLEDWTHRFHLASGQLQELKQQRALIAEQLADEDYPRSDVVHTYRGFAQDVSTFGTQVRDMKKMLVGASSDENRARKQLIKLQLILNEVRLNTVSRQLPSISDQFSADIKEGERLISRVRGVLDHSPLDVQTLNADLQDAIDFVYRLYNNANNLVGVAVMVENAIVFGNRFRSTYPSMDSELTRAEVCFQNGEYTRALKIAIQAIENMHPGIYEKLIARKDPAVMNTAG
- the rlmD gene encoding 23S rRNA (uracil(1939)-C(5))-methyltransferase RlmD; this encodes MAKDQANGGYRREGGYRNERKDNWKGRDFRGDSGDTRDRRNFRNDQERRDRGERGEGNYGRNDRGFGRQDRPFSHDRRDERNRGERRPMREEKPWQLELKVQRWGINGEGIGYWNRKPVFIPAAVPGETVLVEVEKEMPKFMTARLVKVIEASSRRQQPPCEHYQECGGCSLIHVDYKGQIQMKKQFLEESLKKYAGYTGEVEPMIKNPTVFEYRNSLKMPAAMVDDVLETGLYKRDSNDFVSIHACAIHTRGLEKARKEVMDILRESGMKAWSRNKRGGLRMLVMKEFDGKVQVILVTDPMDIDPEITAKIMNIPEVTSVWQSIKTERDPEVETFGKVMRHLAGDETMSLKLGDFDLTLLPRSFFQLNTQQAKVLYETVRDMTPEGDLIVEAYSGIGGISMFLHDKAKKIIGIEGVADAVTNARENAKANGLENVEFIHGDAAEQLEEIADNEDVDTLVVDPPRSGLQERMIEAVKFAQPKNIIYVSCNPSTLAKDIEALEDYEIEKVQPVDIFSQTSNVEAVVKLKRTDE
- a CDS encoding DJ-1/PfpI family protein is translated as MNTTDTKTAAILLAPGFEEIEALTPFDLLRRAGIDTTLVSVENKTGCTGTMGLEVTGLTPMKDYDFTKADALIIPGGPGYEVLEQNQEVTDLIQSFGRDKTLGAICAGSSIPGKLGLYKDRDYTVVPDLNGDFGGTFEKVHAVISGNIVTGISVGGAFEFALDLIRVLKSPEAADDIARATCWTL
- the thiI gene encoding tRNA uracil 4-sulfurtransferase ThiI, which translates into the protein MDCRYDHILIRYGELSLKGKNRGNFIKTLYEDVRNALSAFPALAYRKEHDRMYIYLNGEDPDAVCDVVSRVFGISSLSLAIKVKPDMEEIKAAVLASIDAAHPGTFKLAARRSDKLFPVISDQINRICAGEILRNTDWKVDVKNPDVKIIVEVHKDAAYIMTKRIPGAGGLPVGASGRAMVLLSGGIDSPVASWLVMKRGIRIEAVHFAAPPYTSQAARDKVLTLAGLVAPYQGEVLLHVVPFTQLQLAIYQHCDESYAITIMRRMMLRIAAGLAEKRHCQAIATGESVGQVASQTLESMVCINAVTTTPVLRPCACMDKVEIIRIAEQIGTYETSILPFEDCCTIFTPKAPVTKPRLDKCERFESRWDWQSQVQACIDHAEKLRIRPGYVPEAPAAPAAGCVLEEALTTASQEPAIPQGNSALRDEDLF
- a CDS encoding putative RNA methyltransferase, which codes for MEAEYRCPICHEGLTRHDHALCCVNHHTFNIARQGYVDLSRKQKASGDNRAMVQARTRFLEQGYYRFLRDELTKLTADAGVLVDIGCGQGWYTKALGGQLKYGFDLSRQAIRHAAGQDKGTHYAVAGIYDLPLADGSADVVTSIFTPLPEDELQRVIRPGGSLIQVMPGPDHLLELKELAYETAYRNPDKVRQLEGFEAPECIHIQKTIPVSDVWDLFEMTPYRYHTPKEGLERVKRAQPMEITFDFVIARHLRKEND
- a CDS encoding putative manganese-dependent inorganic diphosphatase, with translation MTLYVCGHRNPDADSILSAVATAELCRLTGHAAVACRAGSVPADAAWVLKHFGFDFPQLLEDARLSLQEIQLSPPRSCRATDTIFDALQCMNDPDRPYLGVTDEEGRLLAMVTRNDLADIGMQDTALGIRLLQTARLEDIARTLSGTVAVRPEAPLHIDGRVSIVAWSDHSVSRYEVKDRIVIVGDSPEAQLKLVEQGAGLLVLVWTDRVDPAVRQAALEYGCPVVISGHGSMNTSRYLYFSVQIRHVMTPDPVTFRRTLFVQEAIREMRRHRYRAYPVVDDEMHLLGFLETDAALNFQERKMIRVDHNEDGQSVKNGSLARVQAVIDHHRVGGFLSREPVFYRCEILGSTCTIVARLCLEAGIPLLPAMAGLLLSGMICDTLGFRSPTTTETDRQLAEYLANQAGVDISWLEQEILSRGGSTDLVQDLESDLKQFDVSGHDVRIAQILTGDASRQELDALLDAMEDYVAASGTELLVTAVTVLPLGGSYLLAAGDLAWALSDVTSSRMQLRLQEDLLSRKKQILPLVSEKLG
- a CDS encoding metallophosphoesterase family protein, which translates into the protein MHFIIAGDSHGYTERLDELKQIPADGYIFTGDLTDDPARISGWSAVAGNNDQYFGIKLPPMTIVDAGDHKILVMHGHQFPAGQRHRRLATLAKKFGCDIAVYGHSHVPVIDEEDGVLILNPGSVYRSRDGKGTSYMILDTGGHIPRAEIIRKKFAS
- a CDS encoding cysteine desulfurase family protein; protein product: MIYFDNASTTSVHPEVARVYGHLVSDLYGNPDSLHALGRRSGRLLEQARERIAASIGVQPQEILFTSGGSEANSLAVAGYALANRKRGRHIITTNVEHSSVAHAADWLESQGFDVQRLPVNADGSVTARQVREAMRPDTLLVSIMHVNNETGAVNPLREIADVVHAHPTAVFHADLVQSFGKEDIPWESLDLGSVSAHKLHGLKGSGFLYKRKNLKLQPLLFGGQQEQGMRGGTENAPADIVLAKTVRLALESQAKDRERITELNRMLQKELGALPGVKIQSPENASPFILNVSFAQITSEVLMNALDARGICVSAKSTCESRSSNESEVLKAMGRPVSETTHAIRLSFSGQNTLEEGKRFIEETKEILNQYGLPL